The stretch of DNA GAGAATCTGCCCGGTGTGAAGGTCGTAGTTCATGTCGGAGAACTTGGTACCGTTGCTTTTGGTGGCATGAAAACGAGACTCCAGCATTTGCCCCGAAACCGGATGAAAGGCGTACTCGTCGCGGTGGTAGTAATGGAGCGCTTTCTGATAGGTCCAGCAATAGGCCGGAGCCTTGCCCGCACCGGTGGGACCAAGCAGAATCATCTCGTTTGCGGGCGACAGGCGGCGCACCGTGTTATATACTATGTCCGGTAACGGCTGGGCGGCCACTGGTACGGTTTGCAGAGTATCAAGCTTGGTGGTCATGAGTTCTGGGGGAGCTGCCTGGCCCCCATCCACCACAAATCTGATGGATTCCAGCATTGCTGGGAAAATCATGAACAGGCCGGAAAGTGCCAGCACCAGCCCTATGCTGGCGGCATAAAAGCCCAGCACATTATGCAGATCATAGTTGACGCGTCGCCAGCGGGCACCCCATTTAATCGTGAACCGTTGCTTGCGTTCCTGCTTGCGCTTAGGCCACCACAGCACCACGCCGGTGAGCAGCATCACCACAAAAATTGAGATGCTGATGCCCACCACCCATTTTGCTATTGCCTCGGGCAGCAGCAAGTGCATGTGAATTTCCTGAACAATGGTAAAGAAGTGGGTCCGGAGGTTCAGCCGGTGTAGCACCTCGCCGGTATAGGGGTTCAGGTAAACCTGAATAGGATTACCGGCTTTATCAGTATAGAAAACTGTGGCTGAGCGCTCAGGCCCAAAATATGTCACCCAGGTGTCGTGGGCGTTTACTCCGGGGGCCGAAGCCAAGGCGGCGGCTTGCAGGCGCGAGGGCAATAGCGGCGCCGTTGCCTGCACCTCTACTTTGCGCCAGGGCTCAATGAGGTCCCGAATGTCATCCTGAAACGTAAAGATGGCGCCGGTAATGCTCACAATGAACACCACCAGCCCCGAGGCTAGCCCGAGCCAGAGGTGCACTTTGCCAACAGCTTGCTTGACACGCATACCTAAAAGTTAGTCTACAATGGTTAAAGCTCTGGCACCAGCCGGCAGTTCCCTCCTGCTGCCAAGTGGCCTAGGCTATCTGCACTAAACCGGCAGTATTTATTACATGACCAAGCCAAGCAGCAGTTCACACGCCGGGAGTGGCCTAGGCCTATCACCAACGCGTGAACTACTGAAACTATGCCGCTATTAGAACTTGTAGGCAATGCTGCCCACAATGCTGCGCAACTTCTGGGGGCTCATGGTGGTGTAGCCAATCCAATAATGCTTATCGGTTAGGTTATCTACTTTAGCTGATAGCCGGTACTTGGGCTGGTCGTAGAACAAGCTGGCGTTAAGCACCGTGTAGCTAGGCAGGGTAAACACG from Hymenobacter taeanensis encodes:
- a CDS encoding PepSY-associated TM helix domain-containing protein, yielding MRVKQAVGKVHLWLGLASGLVVFIVSITGAIFTFQDDIRDLIEPWRKVEVQATAPLLPSRLQAAALASAPGVNAHDTWVTYFGPERSATVFYTDKAGNPIQVYLNPYTGEVLHRLNLRTHFFTIVQEIHMHLLLPEAIAKWVVGISISIFVVMLLTGVVLWWPKRKQERKQRFTIKWGARWRRVNYDLHNVLGFYAASIGLVLALSGLFMIFPAMLESIRFVVDGGQAAPPELMTTKLDTLQTVPVAAQPLPDIVYNTVRRLSPANEMILLGPTGAGKAPAYCWTYQKALHYYHRDEYAFHPVSGQMLESRFHATKSNGTKFSDMNYDLHTGQILGFGGKVVAFLASLISASLPVTGTVIWWGRRNKTKKPKKKVQVA